One Pseudomonas sp. MH9.2 DNA segment encodes these proteins:
- a CDS encoding cell division protein ZapA, translated as MSSDSHAVKVVSILGNDYSIKAPLGEEQALLDAAVMLKAALADTKKKYPSLIGDKLLVLAALNLCSQQVELKRQHKMDLNRYQEQVSATVEVISKTLAQG; from the coding sequence ATGAGTAGCGATAGTCATGCAGTGAAGGTCGTCTCTATTCTGGGCAACGACTATTCGATCAAGGCCCCCCTGGGGGAAGAGCAGGCCTTGCTGGATGCGGCGGTCATGCTCAAGGCCGCCCTGGCTGACACCAAAAAGAAATACCCAAGCCTGATCGGCGATAAATTGCTGGTATTGGCGGCGTTGAACCTGTGTTCGCAGCAGGTAGAACTCAAACGCCAGCACAAGATGGACCTCAACCGTTATCAAGAGCAGGTCAGCGCCACGGTTGAAGTCATCTCCAAGACCCTGGCTCAGGGTTGA
- a CDS encoding methyl-accepting chemotaxis protein, translated as MSLRNMNIAPRAFLGFALIGSLMLILGIFALTQMSKIRAAGMAIEQNSLPSIKALDEFTQLTLRLRVLSYRLLINREPDVQQKTIELFQLRNEQIRAAQNIYEKLIVRSEERTAYDQYVQKLAEYRQLEERIKTLSRNNQVDELRSILNADLLSNSEQMNAALSKLVDINTRQLSESNKETSDQYSMAFDLLVGILIVSTLLTILFAWLLTTSITLPISQALAAAEDIAEGNLTRPIKVNGSDEAGRLLAAMEKMQGKLRDTLQRISGSATQLASAAEELNAVTDESARGLSQQNKEIEQAATAVNQMTSAVEEVARNAVSTSDASKSATTSAGDGRELVMETVGAIERMSGDVQSTAELIGNLANESRDIGKVLDVIRGLADQTNLLALNAAIEAARAGEAGRGFAVVADEVRALAHRTQQSTSEIERMVGSIQGGTEQAVNSMRNSTERAESTLNIAKGAGMALDTINQAIVQINERNLVIASAAEEQAQVAREVDRNLVNIRDLSVQSATGANQTSAASNELSRLAVDLNSMVARFSL; from the coding sequence ATGTCCCTTCGCAATATGAACATCGCTCCCCGTGCGTTTCTCGGGTTTGCCCTGATTGGCAGCCTGATGCTAATCCTTGGCATCTTCGCCCTGACGCAGATGAGCAAGATCCGTGCGGCTGGCATGGCGATCGAGCAGAACAGCTTGCCCAGCATCAAGGCCCTTGATGAGTTCACCCAACTGACACTGCGTCTGCGCGTCCTGTCTTACCGCTTGCTGATCAATCGCGAGCCCGACGTTCAACAGAAAACCATTGAGTTGTTTCAGCTAAGAAACGAGCAGATTCGCGCCGCACAAAACATCTACGAGAAGCTGATCGTCCGTTCGGAGGAACGTACTGCGTATGACCAATACGTGCAAAAGCTCGCCGAGTACCGCCAGCTTGAAGAGAGAATCAAGACGCTGTCGCGCAACAACCAGGTTGATGAACTGCGTTCAATACTCAACGCGGACCTGCTGAGCAACTCGGAACAAATGAATGCCGCGCTGAGCAAACTGGTCGATATCAATACCCGTCAGTTGAGCGAAAGCAACAAAGAAACGAGCGACCAGTACAGCATGGCATTCGATCTTCTGGTCGGGATCCTGATTGTCTCTACCCTCCTCACCATCCTCTTCGCCTGGCTCCTGACCACCAGCATCACCCTGCCCATCTCCCAGGCCTTGGCCGCCGCCGAAGACATCGCCGAGGGTAATCTGACACGCCCGATCAAAGTCAATGGCAGTGATGAAGCCGGCCGCCTGCTGGCTGCCATGGAAAAAATGCAGGGAAAACTGCGCGATACCCTGCAACGGATTTCCGGCTCGGCCACTCAGCTCGCATCCGCAGCCGAAGAACTGAACGCCGTCACCGACGAAAGCGCGCGCGGACTCTCGCAACAAAACAAGGAAATCGAGCAGGCCGCAACGGCCGTCAATCAAATGACCAGCGCCGTGGAAGAAGTCGCGCGCAATGCCGTGAGCACTTCCGATGCCTCGAAAAGCGCGACCACCTCAGCGGGCGATGGCCGGGAACTGGTGATGGAAACGGTCGGTGCTATCGAGCGGATGAGCGGTGACGTGCAAAGCACCGCCGAGCTGATTGGTAATCTGGCCAACGAGTCGCGGGATATCGGCAAGGTACTTGATGTGATTCGTGGTCTGGCGGATCAGACCAACTTGCTGGCCCTCAACGCGGCCATTGAAGCGGCACGTGCCGGTGAAGCGGGTCGTGGGTTCGCGGTGGTTGCCGACGAAGTTCGCGCCCTGGCGCATCGCACCCAACAGTCGACCAGCGAAATCGAGCGGATGGTAGGCAGCATTCAGGGTGGCACCGAACAGGCTGTCAACTCGATGCGCAACAGCACCGAGCGGGCTGAATCGACGCTGAACATCGCCAAAGGCGCGGGCATGGCGCTGGATACCATCAATCAGGCCATCGTGCAGATCAACGAGCGCAATCTGGTAATCGCCAGCGCCGCCGAGGAGCAGGCACAAGTCGCCCGCGAAGTGGACCGTAATCTGGTGAACATCCGTGACCTGTCGGTGCAATCGGCGACGGGTGCCAATCAGACCAGCGCCGCCAGCAACGAATTGTCTCGCCTGGCGGTCGACCTAAACAGCATGGTTGCGCGGTTTAGTCTGTAA
- the gbcB gene encoding glycine-betaine demethylase subunit GbcB has translation MSNSFLSPVNTQTWANGRHLVRVVKVIQETWDVRTFCFMADQPILFFFKPGQFVTLELEIDGESVMRSYTISSSPSVPYSFSITIKRVPGGKVSNWLHDTLHEGQELAVHGPVGLFNAIDFPNPKILYLSGGVGITPVMSMARWFYDTNANVDMVFVHSARSPKDIIYHRELEHMASRIDNFSLHLVCEKHGLGEPWAGYRGYLNQKMLELMVPDFLEREVFCCGPTPYMNAIKRLLEANGFNMDQYHEESFGATPPEARADAVEQAEQAADAPEIDLADLHQVEFISTGKSIRVGPGETVHAAAAKLGLMIPKACGMGICGTCKVLKLGGEVEMEHNGGITDEDVAEGYILSCCSVPKGDVRIDY, from the coding sequence ATGTCTAACAGTTTCCTCAGCCCGGTAAATACCCAGACCTGGGCCAATGGCCGCCACCTGGTTCGTGTCGTCAAGGTGATCCAGGAAACCTGGGACGTGCGCACCTTCTGTTTCATGGCCGACCAGCCGATTTTGTTCTTTTTCAAGCCGGGTCAGTTCGTCACCCTGGAGCTGGAAATCGACGGTGAGTCAGTGATGCGCTCGTACACCATCTCCAGCTCGCCCTCCGTGCCGTACAGCTTCTCTATCACCATCAAGCGTGTGCCCGGCGGCAAGGTCTCGAACTGGCTGCACGACACTCTGCATGAAGGCCAGGAGCTGGCGGTGCACGGGCCGGTGGGTTTGTTCAACGCCATCGATTTCCCCAACCCGAAAATTCTCTACCTCAGCGGCGGTGTCGGTATCACGCCAGTCATGTCCATGGCGCGCTGGTTTTACGACACTAACGCCAATGTCGACATGGTTTTTGTCCACAGCGCCCGCTCGCCCAAAGACATCATTTACCACCGCGAGCTGGAGCACATGGCGTCGCGAATCGACAACTTCAGCCTGCACCTGGTGTGCGAGAAGCATGGCCTCGGCGAACCATGGGCCGGTTATCGCGGTTACCTGAACCAGAAAATGCTCGAATTGATGGTGCCGGATTTTCTTGAGCGCGAGGTGTTCTGCTGCGGACCGACGCCTTACATGAACGCCATCAAACGCCTGCTCGAAGCCAATGGCTTCAACATGGATCAGTACCATGAAGAGTCGTTCGGCGCGACGCCGCCTGAAGCCCGCGCCGATGCGGTGGAACAAGCCGAGCAAGCGGCCGACGCCCCTGAGATCGATCTGGCGGACCTGCATCAAGTGGAGTTCATTTCGACCGGCAAGAGCATCCGCGTCGGTCCGGGCGAAACCGTACACGCTGCTGCCGCCAAGCTTGGCCTGATGATTCCAAAAGCCTGCGGCATGGGCATCTGCGGGACCTGCAAGGTGTTGAAGCTGGGCGGGGAAGTAGAGATGGAGCACAACGGCGGCATCACCGATGAAGACGTGGCCGAGGGTTATATCCTGTCGTGCTGCAGTGTGCCTAAAGGTGATGTGCGGATCGATTACTGA
- the gbcA gene encoding glycine-betaine demethylase subunit GbcA, which produces MDVTATLSLGDPLEPARKATAEMLQNRERTFSLPQPFYSDERLFEIDMQEIFQKEWLVAGMTCEIPTKGNYLTLQIGKNPIIVLRGPDGQINAFHNVCRHRGSRLCTGEKGKVAKLVCPYHQWTYELNGRLLFAGSEMGADFDMKQYGLKPVNVKTAGGYIFISLAENPPAIDEFLATLTHYMEPYDMENTKVAVQTTLMEKANWKLVLENNRECYHCNASHPELLKTLLEWDDVTDPRADQAFKDHVAASAAAWEAEKIPYAHASFGLRNRIVRMPLLKGTVSMTMDGKQGCKKLMGRIKNPDLGSMRILHLPHSWNHCMGDHIIVFTVWPISAQETMVSTKWLVHKDAVEGVDYDPANMRKVWDATNDQDRRLAEENQRGINSTAYQPGPYSKTYEFGVVNFIDWYSERLLSNLGAEPATYLKGVPVSHE; this is translated from the coding sequence ATGGACGTCACCGCAACCTTGAGCTTGGGCGATCCGCTGGAACCTGCACGTAAGGCCACCGCCGAAATGCTGCAGAACCGCGAACGCACGTTTTCGCTGCCGCAGCCTTTCTACAGTGACGAGCGGCTGTTTGAAATCGACATGCAGGAAATCTTTCAAAAAGAGTGGCTGGTCGCGGGCATGACCTGCGAGATTCCGACCAAGGGCAATTACCTGACCCTGCAAATCGGCAAGAACCCTATCATCGTCCTTCGGGGTCCTGACGGTCAGATCAACGCGTTTCACAACGTCTGCCGCCATCGTGGCTCGCGTCTGTGCACCGGGGAAAAAGGCAAGGTCGCCAAGCTGGTGTGCCCGTATCACCAGTGGACCTACGAGCTGAACGGTCGCCTGTTATTCGCGGGCAGCGAGATGGGCGCCGACTTCGATATGAAGCAGTACGGCCTCAAGCCGGTGAACGTAAAAACCGCAGGGGGTTACATCTTCATCAGCCTGGCGGAAAACCCACCAGCCATCGATGAGTTCCTGGCGACGCTCACTCATTACATGGAACCGTACGACATGGAGAACACCAAGGTGGCGGTGCAAACCACCTTGATGGAAAAAGCCAACTGGAAGCTGGTGCTGGAAAACAACCGCGAGTGTTACCACTGCAATGCATCGCACCCGGAACTGTTGAAAACCCTGCTGGAATGGGACGACGTCACCGACCCGCGTGCCGACCAGGCCTTCAAGGATCACGTGGCCGCGTCTGCCGCTGCCTGGGAAGCCGAGAAGATTCCCTACGCTCACGCCAGCTTCGGCCTGCGTAACCGCATCGTGCGCATGCCGCTGCTCAAAGGCACGGTGTCGATGACCATGGATGGTAAGCAAGGCTGCAAGAAACTCATGGGCCGGATCAAAAACCCGGACCTGGGCTCGATGCGCATTCTGCACTTGCCGCATTCCTGGAACCACTGCATGGGCGATCACATCATCGTCTTCACCGTGTGGCCGATCAGCGCACAGGAAACCATGGTCAGCACCAAATGGCTGGTGCACAAGGATGCGGTTGAAGGCGTCGATTACGACCCGGCCAATATGCGCAAGGTGTGGGACGCTACCAACGACCAGGACCGTCGTCTGGCAGAAGAAAACCAGCGAGGGATCAACTCCACGGCTTATCAGCCAGGCCCGTACTCCAAGACGTACGAGTTCGGCGTGGTCAACTTCATCGACTGGTACAGCGAACGCCTGCTGAGCAACCTCGGCGCAGAGCCGGCAACGTACCTGAAGGGTGTGCCAGTCAGTCACGAGTAA
- a CDS encoding RBBP9/YdeN family alpha/beta hydrolase, which translates to MTVRVLILPGLFNSGEAHWQSQWERQFSGLHRVEQQDWETPNAKDWVERLNQEIAAADREVVLVAHSLACTLITRWAQQYPEAHKVRGALLVAPSDTEADSYPSGTSGFVPMSTQCLPFPTIMVASTDDPYVTQERAKAFSQAWGSELVRVENAGHINGQTGYGPWPEGVELLFKLTGDPQFQLK; encoded by the coding sequence ATGACAGTCAGGGTTTTGATCTTGCCGGGCCTGTTCAATTCGGGTGAAGCACATTGGCAGTCACAGTGGGAGCGGCAGTTTTCAGGCCTGCACAGGGTCGAGCAGCAAGACTGGGAAACGCCAAACGCGAAGGATTGGGTGGAGCGCTTAAATCAGGAAATTGCTGCTGCCGACAGGGAGGTCGTGCTGGTGGCCCACAGCCTGGCTTGTACCTTGATCACCCGCTGGGCGCAGCAGTATCCCGAGGCGCACAAGGTTCGTGGCGCATTGCTGGTGGCTCCGAGTGATACCGAGGCGGATAGCTATCCGTCAGGCACATCGGGATTTGTGCCGATGTCGACGCAATGCCTGCCTTTTCCAACGATCATGGTGGCGAGTACGGATGATCCGTATGTCACCCAGGAGCGGGCCAAGGCTTTCAGCCAGGCCTGGGGCAGTGAACTGGTCCGGGTGGAAAATGCCGGCCATATCAACGGCCAAACCGGGTATGGGCCCTGGCCCGAGGGCGTTGAGTTGCTGTTCAAACTCACGGGAGATCCGCAGTTCCAGCTTAAGTAG
- a CDS encoding electron transfer flavoprotein subunit beta yields MLHNSKAPVDNSAIHIISLVSIGAHPTSGRPRRAEQDARAVELGLQLAGDNLHVLHAGNVDEPALRAYLGMGLDELHVLEQPPGADALPALIDYLREANVQVVLTGSQAETGEGSGMLPFLLAEKLGWPLVVGLAQVESLDNGVAHVLQALPRGQRRRLKVRLPFLATVDNAAPKSRQSAYGPAQRGVLAADQVEVVVDELLAASSLQPAKPRPKRLKVIKGKSGADRMKAATAKASGGGGQVLKGLGAKEGAEAILKLLIEEGVVR; encoded by the coding sequence ATGCTGCATAATTCGAAGGCCCCTGTGGATAACAGTGCAATTCACATCATCAGCCTGGTGTCCATCGGTGCGCACCCGACGTCCGGCCGTCCACGCCGCGCCGAACAAGATGCGCGCGCTGTCGAACTGGGCCTGCAACTGGCTGGGGACAACTTGCACGTGCTGCACGCGGGCAATGTCGACGAGCCTGCGCTGCGGGCTTACTTGGGCATGGGCCTGGACGAACTGCATGTACTGGAGCAGCCCCCAGGCGCGGATGCCTTGCCAGCGCTGATCGATTATCTGCGCGAAGCCAATGTTCAAGTGGTGCTCACCGGCAGCCAGGCGGAAACCGGTGAAGGCTCGGGCATGTTGCCGTTTCTGTTGGCGGAAAAACTGGGCTGGCCGCTGGTGGTCGGATTGGCGCAGGTCGAATCGCTGGATAACGGCGTGGCCCATGTGCTGCAAGCGCTGCCACGCGGTCAACGTCGTCGTCTGAAGGTCCGCCTGCCGTTTCTCGCGACTGTGGATAACGCCGCGCCCAAGTCCCGGCAGAGTGCCTACGGGCCTGCACAGCGCGGCGTGCTTGCGGCTGATCAGGTTGAAGTGGTGGTGGACGAACTGCTCGCAGCGTCATCACTGCAACCCGCCAAACCAAGGCCAAAACGTCTGAAAGTGATCAAAGGCAAAAGCGGCGCCGACCGCATGAAAGCCGCAACAGCCAAGGCCAGCGGTGGCGGTGGGCAAGTACTCAAAGGCCTCGGCGCCAAAGAAGGCGCCGAGGCGATTTTGAAGTTGTTGATTGAGGAAGGCGTGGTGCGGTAG
- a CDS encoding electron transfer flavoprotein subunit alpha/FixB family protein has product MSDIIRRDPRAEWIARNRLHPLHAAMQPAQTRWMGPNGIVRKDVHNVGFIGPNGIKRIDRSGAQQGGAVKRSAAADVQLPLHVIAQPAFYICVAPDMVGGRLSSHDRDVLGQARQLAGNDGAVLAVVFGEHKETAFATAGVDRLLLLDGSEFSGYSPEQRVQGLRAVDNQFNPRHWLLPDSRSGGGELGRRFAASLGERPATRVWQVTDEQCIGRAGAGREDLARPLARLILAAVECAEPVSETLHEALPVELSTAVARSLSRIEDLGAVAVDPAAVPMAEAEFIFSGGNGVKDWDLFHRTAAALGATEGASRVAVDDGYMARDRQVGASGTWVTARVYVAVGISGAIQHLQGIGACDKVVAINLDPGCDMIKRADLSVICESADILKALIVAVEAYRNEGKRDAA; this is encoded by the coding sequence ATGAGCGACATTATCCGCCGCGACCCCCGCGCCGAATGGATCGCCCGTAACCGCCTGCACCCGCTGCACGCGGCCATGCAACCCGCGCAAACCCGCTGGATGGGGCCCAACGGCATCGTGCGCAAAGATGTGCACAACGTGGGTTTCATTGGCCCTAATGGTATCAAGCGGATCGACCGCAGCGGCGCGCAGCAGGGCGGTGCAGTCAAACGTTCTGCTGCGGCCGACGTGCAGTTGCCGCTGCATGTCATCGCGCAACCGGCGTTCTACATTTGCGTCGCACCGGACATGGTCGGCGGCCGCTTGAGCAGTCACGACCGCGACGTGTTGGGCCAGGCTCGTCAATTGGCCGGCAACGACGGTGCAGTGCTGGCCGTGGTATTCGGCGAGCACAAGGAAACTGCGTTTGCCACCGCCGGCGTCGACCGTCTGTTGCTGCTCGACGGCAGCGAGTTCAGCGGTTATTCACCGGAACAGCGTGTTCAGGGTCTACGGGCTGTGGATAACCAGTTCAATCCGCGTCATTGGCTGCTGCCTGACAGCCGCAGCGGTGGCGGTGAGCTGGGTCGACGTTTTGCCGCAAGCCTGGGCGAACGTCCGGCAACACGGGTCTGGCAGGTGACTGACGAGCAGTGCATCGGCCGCGCGGGTGCGGGTCGTGAAGACTTGGCCCGTCCATTGGCTCGCTTGATTCTGGCCGCCGTCGAATGCGCCGAGCCAGTCAGTGAAACCCTTCACGAAGCCTTGCCGGTGGAGTTATCCACAGCCGTCGCTCGCAGTCTGTCGCGTATCGAAGACCTCGGCGCAGTGGCGGTGGACCCGGCAGCCGTCCCCATGGCTGAAGCGGAGTTCATCTTCTCGGGTGGCAATGGCGTGAAAGATTGGGATTTGTTTCACCGAACTGCAGCGGCATTGGGCGCCACCGAAGGCGCATCCCGTGTGGCGGTGGACGATGGCTACATGGCGCGTGATCGTCAGGTCGGCGCCAGTGGTACTTGGGTCACAGCTCGGGTGTATGTGGCTGTCGGTATCTCCGGCGCGATCCAGCATCTGCAAGGCATTGGTGCCTGCGACAAGGTGGTGGCGATCAACCTCGATCCGGGGTGCGACATGATCAAACGTGCTGACCTGTCGGTGATCTGTGAAAGCGCGGACATACTCAAGGCACTGATTGTTGCCGTTGAGGCTTACCGCAATGAGGGGAAACGCGATGCTGCATAA
- the dgcB gene encoding dimethylglycine demethylation protein DgcB: MLNTLLPILLFVALALAVLGAVRRMLLWRQGRAAKVDLLGGLLAMPKRYMVDLHHVVARDKYIANTHVATAGGFVLAAVLAILVHGFGLHNRILGYALLLASAIMFVGAIFMALRRLNPPARLSKGPWMRLPKSLMAFSVSFFLVTLPVAGILPEHFGGWVLVVLLGVAVALSLTEMFFGMTWGGPMKHAFAGALHLAWHRRAERFGGGRSTGLKPLDLSDRSAPLGVEKPEDFTWNQLLGFDACVQCGKCEAACPAFAAGQPLNPKKLIQDMVVGLAGGTDAKFAGSPYPSLDGRGKPIGEHGGNAHQPIVNGLVDAETLWSCTTCRACVEECPMMIEHVDAIVDMRRFLTLEKGATPNKGAEVLDNLIATDNPGGFAPGGRMNWAADLNLNLLSEKKTADVLFWVGDGAFDMRNQRTLRAFVKVLKAANVDFAVLGLEERDSGDVARRLGDEATFQMLAKRNIQTLSKYAFKRIVTCDPHSFHVLKNEYGAFDGNYQVQHHSTYMAELIQAGALNLGQHKGSSVTYHDPCYLGRYNGEYEAPREVLRALGIEIKEMQRSGFRSRCCGGGGGAPITDIPGKQRIPDMRMEDIRETGAELVAVGCPQCTAMLEGVVEPRPLIKDIAELVADALLEDVVTSKPTPVKRQPAEVN; encoded by the coding sequence ATGTTGAACACCCTTCTTCCCATCCTGTTGTTCGTCGCCCTGGCCCTGGCCGTGTTGGGCGCAGTGCGGCGGATGCTGCTGTGGCGCCAAGGCCGGGCGGCCAAGGTCGACTTGCTCGGCGGTCTGCTGGCCATGCCCAAGCGCTATATGGTCGATCTGCACCACGTCGTGGCACGGGATAAATACATCGCCAACACCCACGTTGCGACGGCGGGCGGTTTTGTCTTGGCGGCCGTACTGGCGATCCTGGTACACGGCTTCGGCTTGCATAACCGGATCCTCGGCTACGCCTTGCTGTTGGCGTCGGCGATCATGTTTGTCGGCGCAATTTTCATGGCACTGCGCCGGCTCAATCCGCCTGCGCGGCTGTCGAAAGGTCCATGGATGCGCCTGCCGAAAAGCCTGATGGCCTTTTCCGTCAGCTTCTTTCTGGTGACCCTGCCAGTGGCGGGCATCCTGCCGGAGCACTTTGGCGGTTGGGTTCTCGTCGTGCTGCTGGGCGTGGCCGTGGCCTTGAGCTTGACGGAAATGTTCTTCGGCATGACTTGGGGCGGGCCGATGAAGCACGCCTTTGCCGGCGCTTTGCACCTGGCCTGGCACCGTCGCGCCGAGCGCTTTGGTGGCGGCCGTTCCACCGGTTTGAAACCGCTGGACTTGAGTGACCGCAGCGCACCTTTGGGCGTGGAAAAGCCCGAGGATTTCACCTGGAACCAACTGCTGGGCTTCGACGCCTGTGTGCAGTGCGGCAAATGCGAAGCCGCCTGCCCGGCGTTCGCTGCCGGCCAGCCGCTGAACCCGAAAAAACTGATTCAAGACATGGTGGTCGGCTTGGCTGGCGGCACCGATGCCAAGTTCGCGGGGAGCCCGTATCCATCTCTTGACGGCAGGGGCAAACCGATCGGCGAACACGGCGGCAATGCCCATCAACCGATCGTCAACGGTCTGGTGGACGCCGAAACCCTGTGGTCTTGCACCACCTGCCGCGCCTGCGTCGAAGAATGCCCGATGATGATCGAGCACGTTGACGCCATCGTCGACATGCGCCGTTTCCTGACCCTGGAAAAAGGTGCGACGCCGAACAAGGGCGCCGAAGTGCTGGACAACCTGATCGCCACGGACAACCCAGGCGGCTTTGCGCCGGGTGGCCGGATGAACTGGGCGGCCGACCTAAACCTCAATCTGCTAAGCGAGAAGAAGACCGCCGACGTGCTGTTCTGGGTCGGCGACGGCGCGTTCGACATGCGTAATCAGCGGACCTTGCGCGCCTTCGTCAAAGTACTGAAAGCCGCCAATGTCGACTTCGCGGTGTTGGGTCTCGAAGAGCGCGACAGTGGCGACGTGGCTCGCCGTTTGGGCGATGAAGCGACGTTTCAGATGCTTGCCAAACGCAACATCCAGACCCTGTCCAAGTACGCTTTCAAGCGTATTGTCACCTGCGATCCGCACAGCTTCCATGTGCTGAAAAACGAGTACGGTGCTTTTGATGGCAACTATCAAGTGCAGCACCACAGCACCTACATGGCCGAGTTGATCCAGGCGGGTGCGTTGAACCTTGGCCAACACAAAGGCTCCAGCGTGACGTATCACGACCCGTGCTACCTCGGTCGTTACAACGGCGAATACGAGGCGCCGCGTGAGGTATTGCGCGCACTGGGTATCGAGATCAAGGAAATGCAGCGTTCCGGTTTTCGCTCCCGTTGCTGCGGCGGAGGTGGCGGCGCGCCGATCACCGACATTCCTGGCAAGCAGCGGATTCCCGACATGCGCATGGAAGACATCCGCGAAACCGGCGCCGAGCTGGTGGCTGTGGGTTGCCCGCAATGTACGGCGATGCTTGAAGGGGTGGTCGAGCCTCGGCCACTGATCAAAGACATTGCTGAACTGGTCGCCGATGCGTTGCTGGAAGACGTCGTCACCAGCAAACCGACACCTGTTAAACGCCAACCTGCGGAGGTGAATTGA